AAAATCCGGAGTATCTGGTAAggatgaaataaaaatggacATATCAGAAAgagatatattaaaagagGACAGGTTAGAAAGGAAACCATTAAATGAAAACATATTAGACAGAAAATCATTAAAAGGAGATATATTAGAAAATGATGAATTATCaaagaatatattagaaAAGGAATTAATATCAAATGATACATTAGAAAAAACTAacaatgaaaatatatccAATTCtgaaaagaataaaacgtatgatgataaaacatattcttatgaaaaatttttattaaaaaattttttttcaaaaatatcGAAATTTATATCAAGTAATAATGTAGAAGatgataaatatacaaatcAAGGAAAAACAAAAGCAGATATATCATATCCTACAGATAAAGAAATACATAAGATAAACTCATGTTATTCTACAAATGAACCTAATGAATATAGTGACAGAAATGAAATGAATTATcataaaatgaaattaaaaaattcaatAGATTCTTATAATCATATGGTTAGTACTACAAtagatgaagaagaaaatatgaaaaattcAGATAAATGTAGTATATATCATGAAAATAAATGGAAAatggaaaataaatattgtaataataatgaatcacatgtaaattatcataaaaaatttacaaatatatataaaatgaataataataaagatattgaggaagaaaaatttatgagtgattataattgtaccagtagtaataattatatatataataatataaattatcaaagtgaatatttttatagtGTTGATAATGGTATGAATAAtgtaaatgaaaatatacataatatgttttatgAAAGAGaggaaaaatatttgaataaCTATAATAATACTTGTAGTTATGAgcaaaataaatatatgatagatgctaattatcattataatcatgagaataaaaataattattctacatataaaaatgatttaaatGAACGTAATAAAAGATTTTCTTCAAAGAACATGTTAAATAATTCTCATATATCGGAATATCCATATACTGATGAACAAATATCcaaatttttgtttatgcatatgaataataatattctgAAGGATGAGACAAAATTGAGTATATTTGATGACGAAAAAagtgatgatgatgatcatgatgatgatcataataataataataataataataataatcgtgataataattatttaaataatcatGTATCGTtaaatagtaataattttgtatCCCATGGCTTAAAAAATGAAGggtttaaaaataatttaaataatatagaatgccaaaaaataaatgataaatcagataaattattttatgataatCGCCAAATGATTTGTGCATgtaataagaaaaaagatatttttaataatgatgtaaagaaattattagatttaaaaaatgataatttaaattattctAGTTATAATTTGAATAGCATTCATAGAAAATATAGTGACGATATAAATAGTTTgcatattaaaaaaagcATTTGTAAACATTCGTGTGATAATTTGAAAAAAGGacatatgaaatataatgGTTATAATCATgatatgttatataatgaaCATGAAAAAAGGTCCATGTTAGAATATTATTCTAGAGTAGCAAAACGAAAATTTAATAGATTAGTTCAAAAGGGCAATGAGCgttcttataatataaataaatcaatacataaaaatggaaggattaacaatatatataataataataataataataataataattgtgataataataataggGATTATCATTGTGATACACAACATTATAAAGATTGTAgtaatgaatataataaatataatggAAATGGTAATATTTGTAAGGATCATAATATGTCACACACATTATCAAAATATGACAATTTTGTTCTTTctgataataataataatgataatagtAATAACTATTCTTTGAAGgaagaaaattttaattttaatttaatagTAAATgacgaaaaaaaaagaccTTCTAAACTTTcgaataataaaaataatgaaaataatgaaaattataaaaattatgaaaattataaaaattatgaaaattatgataattatgaaaattatgataattatgaaaattatgataattatgataattatgaaaattatgaaaatcataaaaattgtGAAAATGTGATGTACAATGATTTATTCCAAGGGGAAATTAATCAAAATGgaaaatatgtacataataaagaatgttttaaaaatgacgaatatatatttaaaaatagtaaaaatcttttgaaaaataatgaacttctttttaaaaataatgaaagtttgtttaaaaataatgaaaatatttttaaaaataatgaaaatcttattaaaaataatgaaaatattttcaaaaataatgaaaatatatttaaaaataatgaatatatctttaaaaatagaaatttggaatttttgaaaaatgacaaaaaaaaaaaattccaaaatatattttatgaaaattGTCCAGAGGAAAATTATCTCAATATGAAATTAATAGataatcaaaaaaaaaaaaataataatgataataatgataataatgataataataatgataataataataataataatgataataatgataataataataataataataataatgataataataataataataatgataataatgataataataataatgataataataataatgataataataattttaataatattgaaaatttttttaaccattttaaagatgataatatggtcaatatttttagtgaccaaaataatagtaattATCATGCAACTAAAATTTCTTATGATATgaacaaattatataaaggCACCCGCTTATCATATAAAGAGAAACACCAGACCACAAATGAACAAAAGGTGAATATGATATGTTacgaaaaaaataataatactgaaaataacaataaaaataataatactgaaaataacaataaaaataattgtaataataataatataaataattatgttaatcataatataaataattgtgataataaaaatataaacaattttgataatattgataattttgataatattgataatattgataatattgataatattgataattttgatattattgataatattgataaaattgataattttgataatattgataaaattgataattttgataaaattgaaaatattgataatattgataaaattgataatattgataatattgataataataaaaataataaaaataatttgaatAAAAACAGTTTAATTGAAGAATATtgtaattataaaattcaTATACATAAAGATGAAAGGAATGTTGGagaatatttatcattaaaTAGACAAAAATTCAGTGTaagtaaaaaaattgaaataataaaaaaaaataatgaaataaattataaaaggaaaataattgatgataattcaagaaatattatatcaaataattattattttcctgaatttaataaaagttcacctttttataaaaataataatttatatatatcaaagAAAAATAACTTGCATGGGATGAACAAATTTAATAATGTTAGAAATTTTAagaataatgaaataaatcattcattttttcaaaaaaataatcaatTACAAATTGGACGAAGTATTCAaattgataaaaataaggaaaCAAATTTTGACCATATAACAGATTTTGATAAattgaagaaaaataaatttattatatataataataataataataataatattaatattaatagtaatagtaataatgTATCGAATGATTTACATCATAAAAATAGTgttatatcatataataatatggattttgatcaaaataatacaataatgaagaaaaacaaaaattctgtactttttaattgttacgataatgaagaagaagaagaagaaaaacacaaatatataaaaaaaaatgtcattaaaaatgaattagataaaaataatgagattaataaggaaaaaataattgattatattattgatgtggataaaatatatgataataaatatgttatatatgataataatatattacaattacaaaaaaaaaaaaaaaaaaaagtggAAAATTATGATTTTGTACTTGATATTGATAAAGAATGTACACCCAGAAACAAATTGTTATTAGAAAAattgaataaaaatattgcATATATAAATGCTTTGGAATTATCGtcaaataaatatcataatcgttcatatgattattatgtacagaaaaattttcttcatcatttaCAAGAAAAAGAGAACATTACAAGGtacaataaaaatgattatatttataaatacgATATTCAAGAAAAAcgaaagaaaaaaaaaactagaggtaaaagtaatatatatattcatgaTCAAGAACAATTTATCTTTAATACAAatgattttattaaaaatagGACAAATTCAATACATTCTCATTATTTAcatgatgaaaataaattaatatatgatcatcaatttaatgataataacactccatatatgttatataataatttgagTAGAAGAAATAGGAATAGTACGAATTATCATCAAGACcaagaaaataatgatgatgaagaatATCTAGACATAGAAGAAGATGACGAAGAGGAACACCACCACCAATATGTCaatgaaaattattacaGACACAAAgaaaacaataaaaattacaacaataataataataataataacaataacaatagtaataattataataattactatttttgtcataataacaaaactgaaatggaaaaaattacagaaattcaaaatatgctttccaaaaaaataagGTTAGGAAATGTAAATGATGAAAACTATAATACTAATCAACCagtatttaataaaaaattttctttcGAAGATTTTGATTTAGATAATTTTATTACCAACAGTATTGATTTAGATAACaaagatgaaaatattataaaaaatatcttAGAATTagaaagaagaaaatatgcAATCAATTGTATAATGGAAAAGCTAAGAAAAGATCAAAATGAAAGCGAATATCTATCGGATGATAGCGATCAACATCATGTATTAAATctaaaaatgatgaatacacatatatatgatttatattctGATAAATCTAcatataatgtatataatacaaaaatgtgtatcaattatttattagaagaaaaaatgcACTCTGaggaaaataaagaattcataaaaaatttcttcgttgaaaataatgctgaccatataaattttatggaaatatttaaaaaaaaaaaaaaaaaaaaaaaacataataataataatagtgGAAATAAGGAAAATAGGGAAAATACAACAAATAAAGCAAATATAGAaattatagaaaataataataatgaggtaaataaaatgaaagaTTGTGATCTCCTTCCTGATGAGATAAATAACAATTCAAAGAATTGCAATGATATaccaaaaaatattcaacAGGAAAAAGTAcaatattgttattatttatcCAGCGATCAATATTGTACTTATGTAGAAATGGAGGTAGGAAAGggaaataataaagttCAAACGGatgtattaaaaataaaaaatgacaacaataatgatgata
Above is a genomic segment from Plasmodium reichenowi strain SY57 chromosome 9, whole genome shotgun sequence containing:
- a CDS encoding hypothetical protein (conserved Plasmodium protein, unknown function); this translates as MHNSPKTEIRKKNFNFFGSFYSKYAKRNKNDKSSDKLLTNEKDSTLNEPISSSLMSNDIKSSGIKSSGILTNDILTNDILTNDVLTNDILTNDILTNDIISDKLLSNKYSSNKHITNEYILNTPLFVEPIFNDNHNVSNDLLQYNKGKLELRDFINKKKKAFDESRNIQEMNNNTNAFVISNKSSNDEEKKELENQEKRNEDCYNNNNNNIKYNLRNENFNKSIFMYDEYTNISCTDDIITHIPSNYKKCDEEQENLYLCNKSYENSYDNFNDYDLFGINSPIEKEKEKKIMLCIEKDQRSNENIQNEENHHSLQKLEKEKMDKDMLKSGVSGKDEIKMDISERDILKEDRLERKPLNENILDRKSLKGDILENDELSKNILEKELISNDTLEKTNNENISNSEKNKTYDDKTYSYEKFLLKNFFSKISKFISSNNVEDDKYTNQGKTKADISYPTDKEIHKINSCYSTNEPNEYSDRNEMNYHKMKLKNSIDSYNHMVSTTIDEEENMKNSDKCSIYHENKWKMENKYCNNNESHVNYHKKFTNIYKMNNNKDIEEEKFMSDYNCTSSNNYIYNNINYQSEYFYSVDNGMNNVNENIHNMFYEREEKYLNNYNNTCSYEQNKYMIDANYHYNHENKNNYSTYKNDLNERNKRFSSKNMLNNSHISEYPYTDEQISKFLFMHMNNNILKDETKLSIFDDEKSDDDDHDDDHNNNNNNNNNRDNNYLNNHVSLNSNNFVSHGLKNEGFKNNLNNIECQKINDKSDKLFYDNRQMICACNKKKDIFNNDVKKLLDLKNDNLNYSSYNLNSIHRKYSDDINSLHIKKSICKHSCDNLKKGHMKYNGYNHDMLYNEHEKRSMLEYYSRVAKRKFNRLVQKGNERSYNINKSIHKNGRINNIYNNNNNNNNNCDNNNRDYHCDTQHYKDCSNEYNKYNGNGNICKDHNMSHTLSKYDNFVLSDNNNNDNSNNYSLKEENFNFNLIVNDEKKRPSKLSNNKNNENNENYKNYENYKNYENYDNYENYDNYENYDNYDNYENYENHKNCENVMYNDLFQGEINQNGKYVHNKECFKNDEYIFKNSKNLLKNNELLFKNNESLFKNNENIFKNNENLIKNNENIFKNNENIFKNNEYIFKNRNLEFLKNDKKKKFQNIFYENCPEENYLNMKLIDNQKKKNNNDNNDNNDNNNDNNNNNNDNNDNNNNNNNNDNNNNNNDNNDNNNNDNNNNDNNNFNNIENFFNHFKDDNMVNIFSDQNNSNYHATKISYDMNKLYKGTRLSYKEKHQTTNEQKVNMICYEKNNNTENNNKNNNTENNNKNNCNNNNINNYVNHNINNCDNKNINNFDNIDNFDNIDNIDNIDNIDNFDIIDNIDKIDNFDNIDKIDNFDKIENIDNIDKIDNIDNIDNNKNNKNNLNKNSLIEEYCNYKIHIHKDERNVGEYLSLNRQKFSVSKKIEIIKKNNEINYKRKIIDDNSRNIISNNYYFPEFNKSSPFYKNNNLYISKKNNLHGMNKFNNVRNFKNNEINHSFFQKNNQLQIGRSIQIDKNKETNFDHITDFDKLKKNKFIIYNNNNNNNININSNSNNVSNDLHHKNSVISYNNMDFDQNNTIMKKNKNSVLFNCYDNEEEEEEKHKYIKKNVIKNELDKNNEINKEKIIDYIIDVDKIYDNKYVIYDNNILQLQKKKKKKVENYDFVLDIDKECTPRNKLLLEKLNKNIAYINALELSSNKYHNRSYDYYVQKNFLHHLQEKENITRYNKNDYIYKYDIQEKRKKKKTRGKSNIYIHDQEQFIFNTNDFIKNRTNSIHSHYLHDENKLIYDHQFNDNNTPYMLYNNLSRRNRNSTNYHQDQENNDDEEYLDIEEDDEEEHHHQYVNENYYRHKENNKNYNNNNNNNNNNNSNNYNNYYFCHNNKTEMEKITEIQNMLSKKIRLGNVNDENYNTNQPVFNKKFSFEDFDLDNFITNSIDLDNKDENIIKNILELERRKYAINCIMEKLRKDQNESEYLSDDSDQHHVLNLKMMNTHIYDLYSDKSTYNVYNTKMCINYLLEEKMHSEENKEFIKNFFVENNADHINFMEIFKKKKKKKKHNNNNSGNKENRENTTNKANIEIIENNNNEVNKMKDCDLLPDEINNNSKNCNDIPKNIQQEKVQYCYYLSSDQYCTYVEMEVGKGNNKVQTDVLKIKNDNNNDDNNNDDDNDNDNDDDNNNNNNNNNNNNNMCKEKISESHNDPNTNNQSINDRNKKKNYFNSQLDYLKRKFSNYRKNKEEEENNNFTSEKQLSEKQLSEKRNATLMDGDNSGNLSEYEKKNDGKINYNMEKKNINIPRGKTEKYDENESNRKWNLVYPDISNNNEDETRDFYENENDNYEDEQQKLIEQIIGINKKKHKLNELKVKHKDGNIREEKELQNYGENNEKDDLPDNKKEEKYEHDTQGQKNQVLFDKIKNSEQKGMYLVEMEDEHEEQDDKYDEDYDEDDDEYDEDDDEDDDENDDEDDDGKYDEDDDDEYDENDEYDEKCDKEIDECDKEEYYIEDDYVCDIDNYVGNHNGNKNNKDIDNKNENYQNNNAEQGQKEVIDENVTDEQQDDEDMYKECEELKDEVEDKKKGIYTDENKQEINMEKQKCNESKENKKITNVYINQCDDENDKYNRNSINDNDELKYNNSYEDENYSRTQIDEDNTQDDEELYKDLLDMYEEEQSCKKNKERSNIKMEEDDEELEELVEKRCCMIYKEKPNKNTHYENKGMKIKYESSENKTSNMKFPRNCDDKKDNNYFNNIRLKKEDITTTTYNHIGYLGSKHLKREQYEDSYIIQKDDNNDNNNNNNTYGDIKGKNTFIKETVNENPQLLHDCCDLEDNIKYKMLNQKSKDRIVKIKRKIKKCIKLTKGELKLLSKVLHHKFLLNEISAIGNYEQKTQNNLEILELEEFKLRKDFLNMYCDCLSIEITNHEKEFLKEFQLFMPDVNIMADKNILYVLRHSKNEKNCVFKYFLDVKETSHKNGNIDHL